CACCAACTCGTATTGCACCGGTCAAAGCGCGGCCTAGGCGAAGGGGGGGTTGGGGTCTGGCCCTATTTACCCTCCTGGCGGTGAGTTCGGCGGCGGTGGGGGGTGGCTTGGCCTGGTTTTTGCACAGCACGCCCCTGCAACAGCGTTGGTTGAGCCAGGAGGAGGCGAAAACCTTTTTTGGGGAACCCCTGACCGGTGGTTTTTGGGGGGTACCGGAATTGCGACGCCCGGTGCATGTCCTGTTTCTGGGAATTAAGGTGCTGTCGCTGGATGCCCAGGCGGGTTACTATAAGCGGGTCAATGATTTTGAGGGGTTGACCGACACGATGATGTTGTTGCGGTTTGACCCCACGACTGACACGGTGACGATTCTGTCCCTGCCCCGGGATACCCAGGTGCTGATCAAAAATGACCCCTACAGCAAGTTAAACGAGGCCAACGCCAGAGGTGGTCCTGCGTTAGCGGCGGAGACGGTCAGCGCCCTGTTGGGGGGAGTCCCCATTGACCGGTATGTGCGGGTAAATCCGATGGCCATTGAAGCCCTGGTGGATGCCATCGGCGGTATTACGATCAACGTGCCTAGGGAACTGAAATACCAAGACGACAGCCAGCATCTCTACATCCATCTCCGGCCGGGACCCCAAAGGCTCAATGGCAGACAGGCGTTGCATTTTCTCCTGTATCGTCAGGACGGGCTGGGGGACATTGGCCGGATTCAACGGCAGCAGATGTTTATGCGGGCTTTTCAGGAGCAGGCCTTAACCCCCCAAACCCTGACCCGGTTGCCCCAGATTTTGGCCGTCATCAAGGAATATGTGGACACCAACCTTACGGGGGAAGAATTGGTGGCCCTGGTGCGGTTTGTTCAGCAGACGCCGCGGGAGAAACTCCAGATGCTCCTCTTGCCGGGCCAATTTGGGGGCAGCGGTCGCCTGGCCAGCTATTGGATTCCCGACCCTACCCGCATCCAGCAGATGGCCGTCCAACACTTTGGCCTAGAGGCAGCACCGCCTCTACAAAAGGACATCAGTTTTGCCCAGTTAGAGGTCGTACTGCAAGACAGCACCGGCGACCGGGACGCGATTCCGGCTTTGACGGAGCATCTGTTGCGGGCGGGTTACCGGCGGCTCTATCGCGAGGTCCCCTGGCACGAGACGCTCAACCAAACGGTGATCATTGCCCAGCAGGGGAACCTCCAGGCGGCGCAGGCGGTGCGGGATGCTTTGGGGTTTGGGGAAGTGCGAGTTGATAGCACCGGCATCCTCAATTCCGATGTCACGGTGCGAATTGGCCGAGATTGGCGATTCTATCTCAAGAATTAGGGGAAAGTACAGATGGCCGTTGGTACTTGTACCGAGTTACTCTGAACTTGGAAACGACTATCAGCGCTTACATTGGCTATATTTCCCTGAGCCTCGAGAGCAGACCGTAGGCCAGAGCTATTAGCTGCTACTGGTAGTGGGCTGGTAATGCCGAAAAGTTGGAGATTGGCTGTTGCTGCATTCCGTCGTAAACGGAAATCCTTGGCAATGGCAGGATTCTGCGAGCGGTTGAATTGGATTTGGAGACACATGGTTGAGTTGTTATCGGCACGGCCCAAAACACCCGCATCCCGACCGGTTGCCGTATTTGTGACCACGTTATTAACTAAGGTGGCATTTAATCGAGACGTGCCTTCAGAACGCAAGAAAATACCCGCATCACCACCAGAGCCACCGCTTGCATTGACCGTGTTTCCTTGAACTACGGCATTGAGTTGGCCCCCCTGCTCAGTGCGTAAACGGATGCCATCTTGACCGGCATTGGTTATAGTATTATTTCGCAGCTCGACATCAGCTTGAGCTGTGTTAGCGGCCAGTAAGCCACCATCATCATCAAGGCGGACATCAATACCCCGTCCCCCCACATTACTGATAGAGTTGTTCGTAATCGTAATACCGCTGACGGTTACACCATCAATGGTTACTGATGAGCGGAAGTTAGAATTTTCTCGTGGTCGGATGTGAATACCGTTATCACCGACATTACTAATTGCATTATTGCCGATAAGGGCCGCTACATTGTTACTACCTATGCCACCAAAGCTAATCGCCTTATCCGGAAATTGATTGATAGTATTATTAAGAATCTGCACGATAGCATGGGCACCTGTACCAAAATTGAAGTCAATCCCGTCGGCACCGCCCGTAGCTCCTGGAGCTGTGACCGTATTACCCGTCACCAGATAGCGACCGAAGGCCGGGCCACTGCAAGCTATGAAGGGAGCGCCACTGCGACACAAATTAATCTCGATACCATCAACTTCCGTTGCTCCTGCCGGAACCGTGACCGTATTACCCTGCATAACCGCGTTAATGTTCCCCTGGGAGTTGGTCAAGAAAATAGCCCCATTAAAATCTGCAAAAGCACCTATGTTAGAACGGGTACCCATAACAGTATTGTTGATAATTTCAGCTCTACCCTGCACATTCTCTAGATAGATACCTTCACCCAAGGCGTTATTGACTACATTATGTAGAATGCGTATATTTTCAGAGCCGACAGCGGCAATACCTCGACGACCTGGCGTACCACCAACGGGTAATGTATCGGTAATTTGCACCTCAAAACCGGCCAAGGTGGTATTGCTCCCTAGGGTAATGACCGCCTGACCACTAGCCAAATTACCCGGCCCGAAGGTTCCTTGCACCACCGGTCGTACATCACCGGCTATAGCGGGAATCGTGATGGTGCGTATAGGGTTAAAGCGAGTACGCACCGGTAATGGGTAGTTGACGGCACTAGAAAAGACTTGGGTGCCTGACGGAACAGTAAAAGGTGCTAAGCCTGTGTTATTACCGGAGCGCACATAAACCAAGGAGTTATTCCCGTTCGCTGCGGCGTTCAAGGCAGGTTGTATCGTACCAAAGGGGTTCTCTGCGGTTCCATTTCCCCCCGCTGCCCCAACAACAACATGGAAAACTTCGTAGGGTTGACCGTCCGGTCCCCGTGCAATAATGTCATCACGAATACGCTGCTGTTCTATCGTAATGGCATTTCGGCGTGTAGGTAAAGCTCCTAACTGTTGTACAAAACTTGCCGTTGCTAAAGACAAGGTCCCGTCTGGAAGTTCTAGAGGTTGGTGGCCTGCCTGAGCGAGTAGAGTTTGTATAGTTGCTGTAGTTGCTGGTGCAGTCCGTCTGATGCCTGCCCATTCCGTGAGATGGATACCAATACTAAACAAAACCATCATGTTGTAGGGCTAGACTGCCGGAAATACCTTCTCTGATAGCCTGCAAGCCACCGCGAATACCTAGGGCATTGTCACTGCGTTCCGCAGTTAAAAAATACCCCCCCATAAAGGGGCGTAGGTAACCTTTTTCATGCAAGGGTATGATACGCCCCACCTCTATATCAAAACCATACATGGCAGCATCAAAAAAATTTATGCCCTCTAAGAACAAGCGATTTCCCCTAAATGGTACCCTCGCTAGTCCCAGAATCTGCTCACCAGTTTGGCGACGTGACCTGCCAACAGGAATATAGCCATTAAGATTAACGTTCCATAGATCGAATGCTGTTTCAAATCCTAAACCGATTTGGTGATAGAAATGGCCATTATACTCCCTTCCATCCCAACTAATATAGCCCCCGAATAAACGACGATTTTCTAAATCATAGACCCTCTGACCTAGAATGAAATTGCCGCCCAACTCACCAGTATCAAAAATATTAAAGATTGGTGCGATGTAGGTTATGTTTCCCGGACGTTGCCCCAAGGGCAAGAAGCTCTCAATACTGGTAAAACCAACCGTTCCCCCAGACCGATTGGTATAACGTAACCCTGCAGATGGTAAAAACCTTATATCGCTTACCCTGGTTTGGGCCTGGGCAGTTACGCCCAAAAACACCTGCAGTAGGGATAGCCCAACTCCAAGAAACCTCCTCCAGAAAACCATGCGTTTTAATTTCTTCCCTCACACCACCAAAGTGATATGGTGCCACAAACTCAACCTCACAGCTTTAATGAAGAATTATTTTCGAGTTAAGAGTGATTTAAGATGGTAGCTCATCTACTCAGTGCGCAGGGCCACGATGGGGTCCAACCGGGCGGCATACTGGGCAGGGGCCACACCGGCGACCAAACCGACGACCGCAGACAGGAGCAAGGCGGCAGTGATGGCCCAGGGCGCTAACACAAAGGGAATATTGAGAAGTTGGGCGGCTCCCCAGGCGGCCAGAATACCCAGCAGCAAACCCACCAGACCGCCGCATAGGGACACGAGAATGGCTTCAGTGAGAAATTGATGGAGGATTGCCCCTTCGGTCGCCCCCACCGCCTTGCGGATGCCGATTTCCCGGGTGCGCTCCACCACGGACACCAGCATGATATTGGCAATGCCGATGCCCCCCACGACGAGGGAGATGGCCGCAATGGCACCCACCATCACCGTCAGCAGGCCGGTTATTGCCGTAAAAGCGCTGATGATGTCCCCCTGGTTGTTGATGCGAAAGTCATCCGGCTGGGGCGGGTAGATGTTGTGGCGGATGCGCAAAAGGTTCGTGATTTGGAATTGGGCCGCCTCCATCTCCGATTCATCCGGTACTTGCACCCAGAAGCCACTGATGGCAATGCCCTGGAGCGCGTTTTGCCCCACAATGCGGGCGGCCATGTTCTTGAGGGGAATAAACACCTGGTCATCCTGGTCAAAGCCGCCGGTAGTGCCCTTGGGCGCCAGCACCCCAATCACCTCGTAGCGGTCCCCTTGAATCCGTACCGATTTCCCCAAGGGAGATTCCCGGCCAAACAGGTCCCGCGCCACCGTCGCCCCCAGGACCACCACCGATTGGGCCGTTTCTAACTCGGTGGGGGTAAACACCCGCCCTTGATCCACCGTAAACTGGCGCACCTCCCAGAAGTGTTCATCCACGCCGTTGACCAGGGTCAGGGTGTTTTCTGTGCCGTAGGTGACCTGGCGTTGTCGCGTCAGATAGGGAGCTACCGCTTGCACCGAGGGCGCTTGTGTTGCTACCGCCTGGGCATCCTCCAGCGTCAAGGTACTCACGGCTGTCACCGCTTGGGCAATGCCCCGCACCCGGGGGGGAGCCGCCTGCACCTGCAGGAGATTGGTGCCTAGATTTTGAATTTCCTGCGCCGTAGCTTGTTGCACCCCTTGTCCCACGGCTGTTACGATAATCACCGACGCAATGCCGATGACCACCCCCAGCATGGTCAAAAACGCCCGTAAGCGCCGCGCCCCCAGGGAACGCCAGGCCATGGCTAAAACGTCCAACCAGCTCAGCGATGGCGGTTGTGGCTTCCACATCAGCGGCGGGGCGGTCCTCCCAATCCGGGGATCAACGGCGCTAATTGGGTACGGGGACGTTCACCCCGGGGGAAACTTAGCAAGACCCGGTCGCCGGGTTTGAGGCCTTCCTTGACTTGGGTTTTGTCCCCCACGCTGACGCCTGTACGGATGGGTTGAAACTGGGGCGGATCGGTGGCCAGAAATACCCCCGTACGGCGTTCACGGCGCACAATGGCAACCGTCGGCACCACCAGGGCATCCTTAAGCGTTCCCACCTGAAACACGACCGACGTATTCATCCCAGCCCGTAGTTTTTGGTCGGGGTCCTGTACCGCCAACCGTACCTCAAAACTGTTGACGTTCTGTTCAATCACCGACTGCACGGCAATTTGCACCACCCGTCCCGTGAAAGGGGTTTCGGGATAGGCATCGGCAATGATCTTGGCGGTCTGGCCGAGGCGCAACTGGGGCAAGACCGTTTCTGGAACCTTGGCTACCACCTGATTGGGTCCTGCCAGGGCTAGCACCGATGATGACGTGGCTGAGGCCACCGTACTCCCAGAAGTCGTAGGGGTGACAAATGCCCCGGGTTCGGCGTAAATCCGGCTGACGATACCGCCAAAGGGCGCCCGCAGCACCGTGTCATTCAACTGGGACTGCACCACTTGGAGCACACCTTGGGCCTGGAGCAGCTGCGCCCGTGCTTGGGCAATGTCCTCTCGGCGGAATCCCTCTTGCAGCAAAGCCAGTGCCTGTTGGGCTTGCTGAAGTCGCGCCTGGAGCTGGTCCCGTTCCGTGCGGGTC
This genomic window from Gloeomargarita sp. SRBZ-1_bins_9 contains:
- a CDS encoding LCP family protein gives rise to the protein MSSAAVGGGLAWFLHSTPLQQRWLSQEEAKTFFGEPLTGGFWGVPELRRPVHVLFLGIKVLSLDAQAGYYKRVNDFEGLTDTMMLLRFDPTTDTVTILSLPRDTQVLIKNDPYSKLNEANARGGPALAAETVSALLGGVPIDRYVRVNPMAIEALVDAIGGITINVPRELKYQDDSQHLYIHLRPGPQRLNGRQALHFLLYRQDGLGDIGRIQRQQMFMRAFQEQALTPQTLTRLPQILAVIKEYVDTNLTGEELVALVRFVQQTPREKLQMLLLPGQFGGSGRLASYWIPDPTRIQQMAVQHFGLEAAPPLQKDISFAQLEVVLQDSTGDRDAIPALTEHLLRAGYRRLYREVPWHETLNQTVIIAQQGNLQAAQAVRDALGFGEVRVDSTGILNSDVTVRIGRDWRFYLKN
- a CDS encoding right-handed parallel beta-helix repeat-containing protein, translated to MMVLFSIGIHLTEWAGIRRTAPATTATIQTLLAQAGHQPLELPDGTLSLATASFVQQLGALPTRRNAITIEQQRIRDDIIARGPDGQPYEVFHVVVGAAGGNGTAENPFGTIQPALNAAANGNNSLVYVRSGNNTGLAPFTVPSGTQVFSSAVNYPLPVRTRFNPIRTITIPAIAGDVRPVVQGTFGPGNLASGQAVITLGSNTTLAGFEVQITDTLPVGGTPGRRGIAAVGSENIRILHNVVNNALGEGIYLENVQGRAEIINNTVMGTRSNIGAFADFNGAIFLTNSQGNINAVMQGNTVTVPAGATEVDGIEINLCRSGAPFIACSGPAFGRYLVTGNTVTAPGATGGADGIDFNFGTGAHAIVQILNNTINQFPDKAISFGGIGSNNVAALIGNNAISNVGDNGIHIRPRENSNFRSSVTIDGVTVSGITITNNSISNVGGRGIDVRLDDDGGLLAANTAQADVELRNNTITNAGQDGIRLRTEQGGQLNAVVQGNTVNASGGSGGDAGIFLRSEGTSRLNATLVNNVVTNTATGRDAGVLGRADNNSTMCLQIQFNRSQNPAIAKDFRLRRNAATANLQLFGITSPLPVAANSSGLRSALEAQGNIANVSADSRFQVQSNSVQVPTAICTFP
- a CDS encoding ABC transporter permease, whose protein sequence is MAWRSLGARRLRAFLTMLGVVIGIASVIIVTAVGQGVQQATAQEIQNLGTNLLQVQAAPPRVRGIAQAVTAVSTLTLEDAQAVATQAPSVQAVAPYLTRQRQVTYGTENTLTLVNGVDEHFWEVRQFTVDQGRVFTPTELETAQSVVVLGATVARDLFGRESPLGKSVRIQGDRYEVIGVLAPKGTTGGFDQDDQVFIPLKNMAARIVGQNALQGIAISGFWVQVPDESEMEAAQFQITNLLRIRHNIYPPQPDDFRINNQGDIISAFTAITGLLTVMVGAIAAISLVVGGIGIANIMLVSVVERTREIGIRKAVGATEGAILHQFLTEAILVSLCGGLVGLLLGILAAWGAAQLLNIPFVLAPWAITAALLLSAVVGLVAGVAPAQYAARLDPIVALRTE
- a CDS encoding efflux RND transporter periplasmic adaptor subunit, with translation MFKRVKQAKGWIPLVGAAVVITGGIWWWQGRPRPARQPAVKTAVVTQETLPVTVQVNGEVRPERTINISPKNAGIVRELRVREGDRVVAGQILALMDDSNLRGQLIQAQAQVQGAQANLQRLLAGNRQQEIAQAQAQVAEIQAALQQAQLNLQRNQTLFAQGAISQQELDRTRTERDQLQARLQQAQQALALLQEGFRREDIAQARAQLLQAQGVLQVVQSQLNDTVLRAPFGGIVSRIYAEPGAFVTPTTSGSTVASATSSSVLALAGPNQVVAKVPETVLPQLRLGQTAKIIADAYPETPFTGRVVQIAVQSVIEQNVNSFEVRLAVQDPDQKLRAGMNTSVVFQVGTLKDALVVPTVAIVRRERRTGVFLATDPPQFQPIRTGVSVGDKTQVKEGLKPGDRVLLSFPRGERPRTQLAPLIPGLGGPPRR